In the genome of Populus trichocarpa isolate Nisqually-1 chromosome 6, P.trichocarpa_v4.1, whole genome shotgun sequence, one region contains:
- the LOC7465951 gene encoding cytochrome c oxidase subunit 6B-like protein new16: MAMETYASRNVDKIHTDVLSQSRQACYKARDAFFACLEKESDKKPTEIGSVGLQYPAECKKSRVEFEKNCRPAWVKHFDRLYCRNKTAQRLLEDKEIRRGPLSLPQPYTFKPTSSS; this comes from the exons atGGCTATGGAAACCTATGCATCAAGAAATGTTGACAAAATCCATACGGATGTCCTCTCTCAGTCAAGACAAGCTTGCTACAAG GCGCGAGATGCTTTTTTCGCGTGTTTGGAGAAAGAGTCCGACAAGAAACCCACAGAAATCGGGTCGGTGGGGCTTCAATATCCAGCTGAATGTAAAAAATCAAGGGTTGAGTTTGAGAAGAACTGCAGACCTGCTTGG gtgaagCATTTTGATAGGCTGTATTGTAGGAACAAGACAGCGCAGAGGTTGTTGGAAGATAAGGAAATCAGGAGAGGTCCGTTGTCGCTTCCTCAGCCTTACACTTTCAAGCCCACTTCTAGTTCTTAA